The DNA sequence CATGCCGGACGGGGGCAAAATCGGAATCGAGATCACCGATGCCGAAGAACATGTTGTCGTCCATTTCAGGGACAGCGGTACCGGGATTGACGAAAAGATCATCGACAAAATATGGTCGCCCTTTTTTACCACCAAAGAAAAGGGCACCGGCATGGGGCTGGGCATCGTGAAAAACATCATTGAAGCCCACGGCGGCAGCATAACGATCGCCAATCGCAGTACACAAGGTGTCGACGTAGCCATCCGGCTGCCCGTAAATCAAGGAAGTTGAAAATGGAGACGATACTGATAGTTGACGACGAAAAAAATTATCCGCCGATTCTGGCCGCCGTCATGGAGGAGGAAGGATATGAATCGTTGATGGCCAACAGTGGTGAAGAAGCCCTGAACATCCTGAAACACTCGGATGTCGACCTTGTCCTCACCGACATGAAGATGCCCGCCATGGATGGCATCGCACTTTTGGAAAATGTCAAGAAAAAGGATCCGGAGCTCCCGGTAATCATGATGACGGCATACGGCACCGTTGAAAAGGCGGTCGAAGCCATGCAGAAAGGTGCGTACAGTTACATCATGAAGCCCTTCGACAACGAAAGTCTCATCGTCTACGTAAACAAGGCCATCTCCATGTACCGCGTGATCAAAGAGAACCGGCGGCTGAGGCAAACGGTGGAGTCGCAGTACAGTTTTGGAAATATTATCGGCAAAAGCAAAAAGATGCAGGCGGTGTTCGATACCATCCGGAAAATCGCACCGGCCAGTGCCACGGTGCTGATAGAGGGTGAGAGCGGCACAGGCAAAGACCTCGTGGCCAAATCGATTCATTTCAACGGCCCCCGGCGGGATTACCCCTTTGTGGCTGTGAACTGTACCGCTCTTGCCGAAAGCCTCCTCGAAAGCGAATTGTTCGGTCATGAAAGAGGGGCCTTTACAGGTGCGGTGTCATCTAAAAAGGGTCGCTTTGAACTGGCGGACGGCGGGACCCTTTTTCTGGATGAAATCGGTGAACTCTCACCTTCCCTACAGGTAAAACTGCTGCGTGTTCTCCAGGACAAAGTTTTCGAGCGGGTCGGCGGCATACGACAGGTTTCCGTCAATTTTCGGCTTATTGCGGCTACCAACAAACGGTTGAAGGAAGAGGTCGACAAAGGACGTTTCAGAGAGGATCTGTTCTACCGCTTGAATGTCGTCCATGTCAACCTGCCGCCCTTGAGGGAGCGCCAGGAAGATCTTCATCTCTTGGTGGACCATTTCATCGGCAAATACGCCGCTGAAAGAGAGCTGGCCCCCCCGGTAAGGGGCATCGAAAGGGAGGTCGAATGGATGTTCTTCAATTATCACTGGCCTGGAAATGTGCGCGAGCTGGAAAATGTGATCGAACGGGCCATGATCCTTTGCCCCAACGAGATACTCAAGATACAAGACTTACCCAGGGATTTCAGAAATTCCATATCCGATTCACAGCGGCTTGACAACATACCCGAAGACGCCCAGCTTTTCGATACCCTCTATGATATCGAAAAAATGATGATATTGAGGGCGTTGAAGCTCACCAATAATGTTCAGAGCGATGCGGCCCATTTGCTGGGCATCAGTAAGGGCGGATTAAGCAAGAAATTGAAAAAGCACGGTATTCGGGCGGATGATCAGTAACCATTCGGTTTCCATTTGGAAACCGGGTGGTTTCCATTTGGAAACCGGGCGCCGTTAAACATGGTCACACCCGCCCTGGTGCTGTGGGGGCTCAAACCAATTATCTGATATTATTAAAATAATAATTTAATAAAAAAATTACACTCTCTCGCATCTTTGGCAGAATAATTGCATGCTTATTAAGACAGACAACCTAATAATTTTTTCATCTGATCTCCTCCTAGTCAGCCGAACGGCATAACAACCGTTCGGCTGATGTTTTTCAACGGGTCGTGTGCCCTTCATAGATTCGTACGGCCCATGATGGTAATCTGGAGGGTTGAGGCAATCTATCCGGCCATCTTCTCGTTTGCAAGGTCGTAATAAACCGAATCCTTGAAATCGGAAATCAGCCGTGTGAAGGCTTTCCGGCTTTTTTCGCCCTCACCCAGCTTTTCATACAGACGCCCGAGGTTGAACAGGGCCACATCCTTGGCAATCGGGTTGTCATTGCCGGCGATGTCTTCGAAATAGGTCACGGCCGCCTTCAAATCCTCTTTCTGTTCATAAGCGTAACCCAAACTGCTCAAAATCAGGTTGCGGTATTCGCCTTTCGAGCCGGTGTCGTTCAGTGCCTTTTCAAACAGG is a window from the Deltaproteobacteria bacterium genome containing:
- a CDS encoding sigma-54 dependent transcriptional regulator, with product METILIVDDEKNYPPILAAVMEEEGYESLMANSGEEALNILKHSDVDLVLTDMKMPAMDGIALLENVKKKDPELPVIMMTAYGTVEKAVEAMQKGAYSYIMKPFDNESLIVYVNKAISMYRVIKENRRLRQTVESQYSFGNIIGKSKKMQAVFDTIRKIAPASATVLIEGESGTGKDLVAKSIHFNGPRRDYPFVAVNCTALAESLLESELFGHERGAFTGAVSSKKGRFELADGGTLFLDEIGELSPSLQVKLLRVLQDKVFERVGGIRQVSVNFRLIAATNKRLKEEVDKGRFREDLFYRLNVVHVNLPPLRERQEDLHLLVDHFIGKYAAERELAPPVRGIEREVEWMFFNYHWPGNVRELENVIERAMILCPNEILKIQDLPRDFRNSISDSQRLDNIPEDAQLFDTLYDIEKMMILRALKLTNNVQSDAAHLLGISKGGLSKKLKKHGIRADDQ